A single region of the Streptomyces sp. NBC_00425 genome encodes:
- a CDS encoding ABC-F family ATP-binding cassette domain-containing protein → MGHLEAAHLEYYLPDGRALLGDVSFRVGEGAVVALVGPNGAGKTTLLRLISGELKPHGGTVTVSGGLGVMRQFVGSVRDETTVRDLLVSVAPPRIREVAGAVDKAEHAIMTVDDEAAQLQYAQALSDWAEVRGYEAETLWDMCTTAALGIPYDKAQFRLVRTLSGGEQKRLVLEALLRGGDEVLLLDEPDNYLDVPGKRWLEERLKETRKTVLFVSHDRELLSRAAEKIVSVEPGPAGADAWVHGGGFTTYHEARRERFARFEELRRRWDEKHAQLKKLVLNLRQAASISHELASRYQAAQTRLRKFEEAGPPPEPPREQDITMRLKGGRTGVRAVTCKGLELTGLMKPFDLEVFYGERVAVLGSNGSGKSHFLRLLAGDAVAHTGEWKLGARVVPGHFAQTHAHPELLGRTLLDILWSEHSQDRGAAMSRLRRYELTQQAEQAFDRLSGGQQARFQILLLELQGVTALLLDEPTDNLDLESAEALQEGLEAFEGTVLSVTHDRWFARSFDRYLVFGSDGRVRETAEPVWDERRVERAR, encoded by the coding sequence ATGGGACACCTGGAAGCCGCGCACCTCGAGTACTACCTCCCCGACGGGAGGGCGTTGCTCGGCGACGTGTCGTTCCGGGTGGGCGAAGGGGCCGTGGTGGCCCTGGTCGGGCCCAACGGCGCCGGCAAGACGACGCTGCTGCGGCTGATCTCGGGTGAGCTGAAACCGCACGGAGGCACGGTCACCGTCTCGGGCGGTCTGGGCGTGATGCGCCAGTTCGTGGGCTCCGTACGGGACGAGACGACCGTGCGCGACCTGCTGGTGTCCGTCGCCCCGCCCCGTATCCGCGAGGTGGCGGGCGCCGTCGACAAGGCCGAGCACGCGATCATGACCGTCGACGACGAGGCCGCTCAGCTCCAGTACGCGCAGGCTCTCTCCGACTGGGCCGAGGTGCGCGGGTACGAGGCCGAGACGCTGTGGGACATGTGCACCACGGCCGCGCTCGGCATCCCCTACGACAAGGCCCAGTTCCGTCTGGTGCGGACGCTCTCCGGGGGCGAGCAGAAGCGGCTCGTGCTGGAGGCGCTGCTGCGCGGCGGCGACGAGGTGCTGCTGCTCGACGAGCCCGACAACTACCTGGACGTGCCCGGCAAGCGGTGGCTGGAGGAACGGCTGAAGGAGACCCGCAAGACGGTCCTCTTCGTCTCCCACGACCGTGAACTCCTCTCCCGCGCCGCCGAGAAGATCGTCTCCGTCGAGCCGGGGCCGGCCGGCGCCGACGCCTGGGTGCACGGCGGCGGCTTCACCACGTACCACGAAGCCCGCCGCGAACGCTTCGCCCGCTTCGAGGAACTGCGCCGCCGGTGGGACGAGAAGCACGCCCAGCTGAAGAAGCTGGTGCTGAACCTCCGTCAGGCCGCGTCCATCAGCCATGAGTTGGCGTCCCGCTACCAGGCGGCGCAGACCCGGCTGCGCAAGTTCGAGGAGGCGGGACCGCCGCCCGAGCCGCCGCGCGAGCAGGACATCACGATGCGCCTCAAGGGCGGCCGCACCGGGGTACGGGCCGTCACCTGCAAGGGGCTCGAGCTCACCGGCCTGATGAAACCCTTCGACCTGGAGGTGTTCTACGGCGAGCGGGTCGCCGTCCTCGGCTCCAACGGCTCGGGCAAGTCGCACTTCCTGCGACTGCTCGCCGGTGACGCCGTCGCGCACACGGGGGAGTGGAAGCTCGGCGCGCGGGTGGTGCCCGGGCACTTCGCCCAGACGCACGCCCATCCCGAGCTGCTGGGCCGCACCCTCCTCGACATCCTGTGGAGCGAACACTCCCAGGACCGGGGCGCGGCCATGTCGCGGCTGCGGCGCTACGAGCTCACACAGCAGGCCGAACAGGCGTTCGACCGGCTTTCCGGCGGACAGCAGGCCCGCTTCCAGATCCTGCTGCTCGAACTGCAGGGCGTCACGGCCCTGCTCCTCGACGAGCCGACGGACAACCTCGACCTGGAGTCCGCGGAGGCCCTCCAGGAGGGTTTGGAGGCCTTCGAGGGGACCGTCCTCTCCGTCACCCACGACCGGTGGTTCGCCCGCTCCTTCGACCGGTACCTGGTCTTCGGCAGCGACGGCCGGGTCCGGGAGACCGCGGAGCCGGTGTGGGACGAACGGCGCGTGGAGCGCGCCCGGTAG
- a CDS encoding class I SAM-dependent methyltransferase, producing MPKAQETAVYTHGHHESVLRSHTWRTAANSAAYLLGSLKPHMKILDIGCGPGTITADLAALVPEGHVTGVDRAPGVLEQARAAAAGRGLANVDFAVADVHALPYPDDSFCVVHAHQVLQHVGDPVQALREMLRVTGPGGFVAVRDSDYAAMTWYPASSGMDDWLDLYHRVARANGGEPDAGRRLKSWALAAGFADVTATSATWTFSTPEERAWWSGLWADRTVASAYAERATGGGHATAEQLAAVSQAWREWGRREDGWFSVLHGEILCRKAA from the coding sequence ATGCCGAAAGCGCAGGAGACCGCCGTCTACACGCACGGACACCACGAGTCGGTGCTGCGGTCGCACACCTGGCGGACCGCGGCCAACTCCGCCGCCTACCTGCTCGGCTCGCTGAAGCCGCACATGAAGATCCTCGACATCGGCTGCGGCCCGGGCACCATCACCGCCGACCTGGCCGCCCTGGTCCCCGAGGGGCACGTCACCGGCGTCGACCGCGCGCCCGGCGTCCTGGAGCAGGCCCGCGCCGCGGCGGCCGGGCGGGGCCTCGCCAACGTGGACTTCGCGGTCGCCGACGTGCACGCGCTGCCCTACCCGGACGACTCGTTCTGCGTCGTCCACGCCCACCAGGTGCTCCAGCACGTCGGCGACCCCGTGCAGGCGCTGCGCGAGATGCTGCGCGTGACCGGGCCGGGCGGCTTCGTCGCGGTCCGCGACTCGGACTACGCGGCGATGACCTGGTATCCGGCCTCGTCCGGCATGGACGACTGGCTGGACCTGTACCACCGGGTGGCCCGGGCAAACGGCGGCGAACCGGACGCCGGTCGCCGGCTGAAGTCCTGGGCGCTGGCGGCCGGGTTCGCCGACGTCACGGCCACCTCGGCCACCTGGACCTTCAGCACGCCGGAGGAACGGGCCTGGTGGAGCGGTCTGTGGGCCGACCGCACGGTCGCCTCGGCGTACGCGGAGCGTGCCACGGGCGGCGGGCACGCCACGGCGGAACAGCTGGCGGCCGTGTCACAGGCCTGGCGGGAGTGGGGGCGGCGGGAGGACGGCTGGTTCAGCGTGCTGCACGGGGAGATCCTCTGCCGCAAGGCCGCCTGA
- a CDS encoding gas vesicle protein K: protein MTDRRHRVDLEPDTVERDLVKLVLTVVELLRQLMERQAVRRFDTGDLSEEQEERIGLTLMLLDERMTELRERYGLQPEDLNLDLGPLGPLLPRE from the coding sequence GTGACGGACCGTCGCCACCGTGTCGACCTCGAGCCCGACACCGTCGAGCGCGACCTGGTCAAGCTCGTCCTGACCGTCGTGGAGCTGCTGCGCCAGCTGATGGAACGGCAGGCGGTGCGCCGCTTCGACACGGGGGACCTGAGCGAGGAGCAGGAGGAGCGCATCGGGCTCACGCTGATGCTGCTCGACGAGCGCATGACCGAACTGCGCGAGCGCTACGGACTGCAGCCCGAGGACCTCAATCTGGACCTCGGGCCGCTGGGACCGCTGCTTCCCCGGGAATGA
- a CDS encoding gas vesicle protein — protein sequence MTVVERREVALVDLLDRLLAGGVVITGDITLRIADVDLVRIDLNALISSVNENVPSPWGDLL from the coding sequence ATGACCGTCGTGGAGCGCCGCGAAGTCGCCCTCGTCGACCTGCTCGACCGGCTGCTGGCCGGCGGGGTCGTCATCACGGGCGACATCACCCTGCGCATCGCGGACGTCGATCTCGTCCGCATCGACCTCAACGCGCTGATCAGCTCAGTGAACGAGAACGTTCCGTCGCCCTGGGGGGATCTGCTGTGA
- a CDS encoding GvpL/GvpF family gas vesicle protein: MTGLRYVYAVCRPLGAPLQTALSGVAGDPPRLLAHHGLIAVVSHVPERDFAEGPLHRRLEDLDWLTETARAHQQVIDALTAVTTPLPLRLATVFRDDSAVRVMMEKHEQDFLRTLDRLDGRVEWGVKVYVEPGTREPEPAAAKPVSGRDYLRQRRTRARAQEDTWQRAEEFAGRLHTTLSARAEDARLHPPQNSALSEASGQNVLNAAYLVPRAQSEEFVEIVDRTKDEEPGIRVELTGPWAAYSFVDMTEDVGAGGPGEDA; this comes from the coding sequence GTGACCGGACTGCGCTACGTGTACGCCGTCTGCCGCCCCCTCGGCGCGCCCCTGCAGACGGCCCTGTCGGGCGTTGCGGGGGATCCGCCCCGGCTGCTGGCTCACCACGGCCTGATCGCCGTGGTGAGCCATGTCCCCGAGCGTGACTTCGCGGAGGGGCCGCTCCACCGCCGGCTGGAGGACCTGGACTGGCTCACCGAGACCGCCAGGGCCCACCAGCAGGTCATCGACGCGCTGACGGCCGTCACCACGCCCCTGCCGCTGCGCCTGGCCACCGTCTTCCGGGACGACAGCGCGGTCCGCGTGATGATGGAGAAGCACGAGCAGGACTTCCTGCGCACCCTGGACCGGCTCGACGGGCGGGTCGAGTGGGGCGTGAAGGTGTACGTCGAGCCCGGGACGCGGGAGCCCGAGCCGGCAGCGGCCAAGCCCGTCTCCGGCCGTGACTACCTCCGGCAGCGGCGTACGCGGGCCCGGGCCCAGGAGGACACCTGGCAGCGGGCCGAGGAGTTCGCCGGGCGGCTGCACACGACGCTGTCCGCGCGCGCCGAGGACGCCCGGCTCCACCCGCCGCAGAACTCCGCGCTCTCCGAGGCCTCCGGGCAGAACGTGCTGAACGCCGCCTATCTGGTGCCGCGCGCACAGTCCGAGGAGTTCGTGGAGATCGTGGACCGCACGAAGGACGAGGAGCCCGGGATACGGGTGGAGCTCACCGGGCCGTGGGCGGCCTACTCCTTCGTGGACATGACCGAGGACGTCGGGGCCGGCGGGCCGGGGGAGGACGCATGA
- a CDS encoding gas vesicle protein, whose protein sequence is MTMASRMPEPYGQGGGANLADILERVLDKGIVIAGDIRINLLDIELLTIKLRLIVASVDKAKEMGIDWWEDDPALSSGARRKELARENAELRERLARLEELADPEELEELEPARPRQKPRRDAPREARANARKESS, encoded by the coding sequence ATGACCATGGCGAGCCGGATGCCGGAGCCGTACGGCCAGGGCGGCGGAGCCAACCTGGCCGACATCCTCGAGCGTGTCCTGGACAAGGGCATCGTGATCGCGGGCGACATCCGGATCAACCTGCTCGACATCGAACTGCTCACCATCAAGCTACGGCTCATCGTGGCCTCCGTCGACAAGGCCAAGGAGATGGGGATCGACTGGTGGGAGGACGACCCGGCGCTGTCCTCCGGCGCCCGCCGCAAGGAGCTCGCGCGGGAGAACGCCGAGCTGCGCGAGCGGCTGGCCCGGCTGGAGGAGCTGGCCGACCCGGAGGAGCTGGAGGAGCTGGAGCCGGCCCGTCCCCGGCAGAAACCCCGGCGGGACGCTCCGCGTGAGGCCCGTGCGAACGCCCGGAAGGAGTCCTCGTGA